A window of the Arachis duranensis cultivar V14167 chromosome 5, aradu.V14167.gnm2.J7QH, whole genome shotgun sequence genome harbors these coding sequences:
- the LOC127747719 gene encoding patatin-like protein 4 produces the protein MKHPELYPMMDTADDCSNILLLSLGCGVQPPVSAPGWTVSTVNKFSQMGWMIQLETKRSPILESIGAASTDIVDYYAYSVFKARNTERNYLRVQTDALTPDMDKMDNADPVNLQNLVDIANKMIDGNVKKINPVTFELEPMDDTTTYKQELIW, from the exons ATGAAACATCCAGAGTTATACCCAATGATGGACACAGCAGACGACTGCTCCAATATTCTACTGCTGTCTCTGGGTTGTGGAGTTCAACCACCGGTCTCTGCGCCGGGATGGACGGTTAGCACAGTAAATAAATTTAGTCAAATGGGATGGATGATTCAACTTGAGACTAAAAGATCCCCTATATTAGAAAGTATCGGTGCTGCATCAACAGACATAGTGGATTATTACGCTTATAGTGTCTTTAAAGCTCGTAACACTGAGCGCAATTACCTTCGAGTTCAG ACGGATGCTCTGACCCCAGATATGGATAAGATGGACAATGCAGACCCGGTTAACTTGCAGAATCTGGTGGATATTGCGAATAAGATGATAGATGGAAACGTTAAAAAGATCAATCCAGTAACTTTCGAACTCGAACCTATGGATGATACTACTACGTATAAACAAGAGCTTATATGGtaa